From one Colletotrichum destructivum chromosome 3, complete sequence genomic stretch:
- a CDS encoding Putative short-chain dehydrogenase/reductase SDR, NAD(P)-binding domain superfamily, with translation MSSPRKLNILITGCSPGGMGAALATVFHDAGHHVYATARNPSKLAPLAAQGMRTIPLDVTSASSIQSAVEAVSSSLFDGEGLDMLVNNAAGSYTMPIADVSLDAARALFDQNVWAQIAVTQAFLPLLLKSATALTRSSRTTSSGPARAMVVNHTSVGSVAALPFQGVYNASKAALAMLSETMRLELAPFGIGVVDLKTAGVRTNIISNNNVNTRAEGLPADSIYGPAREVVEKAMSQKGLAERGVTAEQWAAEVAALLLGKNPPAVIWKGESAMVARVASSMPCNMFEGFIKKMTKLDVVEELITESRR, from the coding sequence ATGTCTTCACCGAGGAAGCTCAACATCCTGATCACCGGGTGCTCCCCAGGAGGGATGGGCGCGGCTCTGGCCACCGTCTTCCACGACGCCGGGCATCACGTCTACGCGACGGCGCGGAACCCGTCCAAACTGGCGCCGCTCGCAGCGCAAGGCATGCGGACGATTCCCTTGGACGTgacgtcggcttcttccatccaatccgccgtcgaggccgtctcctcctctctcttcgacggcgagggcctggaCATGCTCGTCAACAACGCGGCGGGCAGCTACACGATGCCCATCGCCGACGTCTCGCTGGACGCCGCGAGAGCGCTGTTCGACCAGAACGTCTGGGCGCAGATCGCCGTCACGCAGGCCTTTCTTCCCCTGCTCCTCAAGTCCGCGACGGCCTTGACCCGTTCGTCAAGGACGACAAGCAGCGGCCCGGCCCGGGCCATGGTCGTCAACCACACCTCGGTCGGGTCCGTCGCCGCGCTTCCCTTCCAGGGCGTCTACAACGCgtccaaggccgccctcgccatgCTATCCGAGACGAtgcgcctcgagctcgcgcCCTTTGGgatcggcgtcgtcgacctcaaGACGGCGGGCGTGCGGACCAACATAATCTCCAACAACAACGTCAACACCAGGGCCGAGGGGTTGCCGGCAGACTCGATATACGGACCGGCGCGagaggtcgtcgagaaggccatgAGCCAGAAGGGCCTCGCCGAGAGGGGGGTCACGGCGGAGCAGTGGGCTGCCGAGGTGGCGGCGCTCTTGCTGGGGAAGAACCCGCCGGCGGTCATCTGGAAGGGCGAGAGCGCGATGGTGGCTCGGGTCGCCAGCTCGATGCCCTGCAACATGTTTGAGGGGTTCATCAAGAAGATGACCAAGTTGGATGTTGTGGAGGAGCTTATTACGGAGAGCAGGAGGTGA
- a CDS encoding Putative purine-cytosine permease has product MAKTLLERLRVRDDNEHGYETTKWINPDIAPLPPSRRTWGMWAFLGFGSISNLCISAWTGAASLLSLGLTIPQTMGLMILARALICLLVIGNGWMGSEWHIGFTVSQRIILGMNGAYIGQLIRIMLSIVWYGSQAWLGGLCVSAMLSSWSYNFLTMENTLPESAHMVTRDLVGFVIFHLISVPFLLIRVEKAKVPVIIANLIVFVTMMGITIWACQTGGTGPLFESGARQASALTKEWAWVYGIIASVGNISAGILNQSDFTRFARRQGIQVPGIVFSLFVPGMIVPVFAILTASASMAIWDLEEPMWNPLTVITQWMVDDYSAKARAGAFFCSLGFILGQIAENILGNGYAAGMDLAGLLPTWITIRRGALLAAALSWAVQPWEFYNTASVFVSVAASFSVFMGPLTGIMMTDYFVVRRQKIEMSQLYTGSKEGAYWYTYGFNWRAFVAWVVCFVPAMPGMIAAVNPSVKISDGLYKYYLGNYIFGFLEAGTLYAVLTFVFKPKRIGYQDDFDIYGTFDEDVAIKKGMAPFERPKRVDGPIEGTPVDIDDDRAKRAALP; this is encoded by the exons ATGGCCAAGACACTCCTCGAAAGACTTCGGGTCCGGGACGACAACGAGCACGGCTACGAGACCACGAAATGGATCAACCCGGACATTGCACCGCTTCCCCCGAGTAGGCGGACTTGGGGCATGTGGGCCTTTCTTGGCTTCGGATCCATCTCCAA CCTATGCATCTCGGCCTGGACGGGCGCGGCGTCTCTCCTGTCACTGGGCCTCACCATCCCGCAGACGATGGGCCTCATGATCCTCGCCAGGGCGCTCATCTGCCTACTTGTTATCGGCAACGGCTGGATGGGCTCCGAGTGGCACATTGGATTCACCGTCTCTCAAAG AATCATCCTTGGTATGAACGGGGCCTACATCGGGCAGCTCATCCGGATCATGCTATCGATCGTCTGGTACGGGTCACAGGCCTGGCTGGGCGGCCTTTGCGTCTCCGCAATGCTCAGCAGCTGGAGCTACAACTTCCTGACGATGGAGAACACGCTCCCGGAGAGCGCCCACATGGTAACCAGGGACCTCGTGGGCTTCGTCATCTTCCACCTCATCTCGGTGCCTTTTCTT CTCATCAGGGTTGAAAAGGCAAAAGTgcccgtcatcatcgccaacctcatcgtcttcgtcaccaTGATGGGCATCACCATCTGGGCATGCCAGACCGGCGGCACGGGGCCCCTGTTCGAGTCGGGCGCCAGACAGGCCTCGGCTTTAACCAAGGAATGGGCCTGGGTCTacggcatcatcgcctcGGTCGGCAACATCTCGGCCGGCATCCTCAACCAGAGCGACTTCACCCGTTTCGCGCGCCGTCAGGGGATCCAGGTCCCGGGCATCGTCTTCTCGCTCTTCGTCCCGGGCATGATCGTCCCCGTATTCGCCATcctgacggcgtcggcctcgatggccatcTGGGACCTGGAGGAGCCCATGTGGAACCCGCTGACGGTTATCACGCAGTGGATGGTGGACGACTACAGCGCAAaggcccgcgccggcgccttcttcTGCAGCCTGGGCTTCATCCTCGGCCAGATCGCCGAGAACATCCTCGGCAACGGctacgccgccggcatggaCCTCGCGGGCCTCCTCCCGACCTGGATCACCATCCGGCGCGGCGCGCTGCTGGCGGCTGCCCTCTCGTGGGCCGTCCAGCCGTGGGAGTTCTACAACACAGCTAGTGTCTTCGTTTCCGTGGCCGCcagcttctccgtcttcatGGGCCCGCTGACGGGCATCATGATGACGGACTACTTTGTCGTCCGCCGGCAGAAGATCGAGATGAGCCAGCTGTACACCGGATCCAAAGAGGGCGCCTACTGGTACACATACGGCTTCAACTGGAGGGCCTTTGTCGCTTGGGTCGTCTGCTTCGTGCCCGCCATGCCCGGGATGATCGCGGCGGTCAATCCGAGCGTCAAGATCAGCGACGGGCTCTACAAATACTACCTCGGTAACTACATCTTTGgcttcctcgaggccgggacGCTCTATGCGGTCCTGACTTTTGTGTTCAAGCCGAAAAGGATCGGGTACCAGGATGACTTTGACATCTACGGGACGTTCGATGAAGACGTTGCCATCAAGAAGGGCATGGCACCTTTTGAAAGACCGAAGAGGGTGGATGGGCCCATCGAGGGTACACCCGTGGATATTGACGACGACCGTGCCAAAAGGGCGGCTCTTCCGTAG
- a CDS encoding Putative fungal domain of STAND protein yields MDPLTIVTAAASLAGAVLKASFKIKETVDAYDDAPQNVADIAEEVHAVQIALRQVESVVLQDPEAIERLNLEDVFAVAVNGCHATLLSISKEYEDLFLRSDWRAKIKVLWKDGEMTRLLGRLDRKKATLTLLTQTLNLRSTQDIKALLLQNQSTLNAAKQDLKEPASYHADFRPTSPDSLDNCSEARTPRVRDSVLSTTEFDFDYDLINTKTYRRALQRYVAAGPGVDPSPEQETESLPEFALPLDPLLEEEDGTGDRTGSPSESLTFQSRLSRATTLQPGSEGVAFANPPATPPKEPTVQTVRSEVNEPKADQPATTLEIHDAARKKQLSWKKPDIRAPRHLTAGLAAERHRRRKKHEQPALPEASSSPQMSEDSLWHRDGAESASSCPTTADTTPGMTFAEQVRDKPEKRRKCGRPVHHRRRHEREALHTRRSETSSAALSSVDSVTDALEQLGLPKSRAFGRERGRRKQAV; encoded by the exons ATGGATCCGCTCACCATCGTCACTGCCGCAGCATCTTTGGCGGGCGCCGTTCTGAAAGCGTCGTTCAAGATCAAAGAGACCGTCGACGCCTACGACGACGCGCCGCAAaacgtcgccgacatcgccgaggaggtgcACGCGGTCCAGATCGCCCTTCGCCAGGTCGAGAGCGTCGTGCTCCAGGACCCCGAGGCGATCGAACGGCTGAACTTGGAGGACGTtttcgccgtcgccgtcaacggtTGCCACGCGACGCTTCTGTCCATCAGCAAGGAATATGAAGACCTCTTCCTCCGCAGCGACTGGAGAGCCAAGATCAAGGTCCTGTGGAAGGATGGAGAGATGACGCGGCTCCTTGGTCGCCTGGACCGGAAGAAAGCGACGTTGACGCTCCTCACGCAGACGTTGAACCT ACGTTCTACGCAAGACATCAAGGCTCTACTGCTACAGAATCAGTCAACGTTGAACGCAGCGAAGCAAGACCTTAAAGAGCCCGCGTCATACCACGCAGACTTCCGGCCAACGAGTCCAGATTCCTTGGATAACTGCAGTGAGGCCAGAACACCGAGGGTCAGAGATTCGGTTCTCAGCACCACTGAATTCGACTTCGACTACGACTTGATCAATACAAAGACCTACAGACGCGCTTTGCAGAGATATGTGGCCGCAGGTCCGGGAGTAGATCCGAGTCCTGAACAGGAAACGGAAAGCTTGCCTGAGTTTGCACTGCCCCTCGATCCGCTCctagaagaggaagacggcaCCGGAGATCGTACCGGGTCGCCGTCAGAGTCGCTGACATTCCAGTCGCGGCTCTCTCGGGCAACCACCCTGCAGCCCGGTTCGGAGGGTGTAGCGTTCGCCAATCCGCCTGCCACGCCGCCCAAAGAGCCTACAGTACAGACTGTACGGTCCGAGGTCAACGAACCCAAAGCTGACCAGCCAGCAACCACTCTGGAGATTCACGATGCTGCCAGAAAGAAGCAACTTTCTTGGAAAAAGCCGGACATTCGTGCACCGCGACACCTCACCGCGGGACTGGCAGCAGAAAGGCATCGTCGACGGAAGAAGCACGAGCAGCCTGCCCTTCCCGaggcatcatcgtcaccccAGATGTCGGAAGATTCACTCTGGCACAGAGATGGTGCCGAGTCTGCCTCGAGTTGTCCTACAACGGCCGACACGACCCCTGGCATGACCTTTGCGGAGCAAGTTCGCgacaagcccgagaagcgaCGCAAGTGCGGCCGTCCCGTACATCACAGGCGACGACACGAAAGGGAAGCGCTGCACACGCGAAGGTCCGAGACGTCGAGCGCAGCACTGAGCTCTGTGGATTCAGTGACGGACGCTCTGGAACAGCTTGGCCTGCCAAAGTCGAGAGCGTtcgggagagaaagggggcgGCGGAAGCAGGCTGTCTAG
- a CDS encoding Putative glycoside hydrolase, family 76, six-hairpin glycosidase superfamily, whose protein sequence is MLSSLVSGALPVALLAFSGAAEAAYSIDTREDILTTASTLAFDLMKFYDGNQTGKIPGILPGPPDSGIGDYYWWQGGAMMGTYVDYWYYTGDDSYNAVVTEGMLHQTGDDRDYMPRNHTLSLGNDDQGFWGMTAMLAAENKFPNPPPEKAQWLALAQAVWTTQADPIRHDKTCGGGMRWQVPPTNVGYDYKNTISNGCFFNIGARLARYTGNDTYARYAEETWDWLWAVNYIDHESWRVYDGGHVPYNCTNVFKATFSYNIGVLMQGCAFLANYTGEQKWFDRTLALANRAIEDFFADGAAYEIPCEFEKGRCSQDMLSFKGYLHRWMTVVTQLVPSTRDLIMPVLRNSTAAAIRQCTGGATGRVCGFYWTGGVFVDPAVDKTSGAGEAMNVLAAVQSLLEVDPPATNDTGGISQGDPDAGLNSNPFREPSPVTTGDRAGASILTVVVLLSAVAIWGWMSVPHAEWNVDKGKEKEKMGSKGAHLDFSQESVTPVKIVS, encoded by the exons ATGCTGTCGTCCCTCGTTTCGGGCGCTTTGCCCGTGGCGTTGCTGGCCTTCTCCGGGGCTGCGGAAGCGGCGTACTCGATCGACACAAGAG AGGACATCCTTACAACCGCAAGTACACTCGCATTCGATCTCATGAAGTTTTACGACGGAAACCAGACGGGCAAAATTCCCGGCATCCTCCCCGGGCCGCCAGACTCGGGCATCGGCGACTACTACTGGTGGCAGGGCGGCGCCATGATGGGCACGTATGTCGACTACTGGTACTACACAGGCGACGACAGCTACAACGCCGTCGTCACGGAAGGCATGCTGCACCAGACGGGAGATGACCGCGACTACATGCCCCGGAACCACACCCTCTCcctcggcaacgacgaccaGGGCTTCTGGGGCATGACGGCcatgctcgccgccgagaacaaGTTCCCCAACCCGCCGCCCGAAAAGGCGCAGTGGCTCGCCCTCGCGCAGGCCGTGTGGACGACCCAGGCGGATCCGATACGCCACGACAAGacttgcggcggcggcatgcgGTGGCAGGTTCCCCCGACCAACGTGGGCTATGACTACAAGAACACCATCTCCAACGGCTGCTTCTTCAACATCGGCGCCCGCCTGGCCCGGTACACCGGCAACGACACGTACGCCCGGTACGCGGAGGAGACCTGGGACTGGCTGTGGGCCGTGAACTACATCGACCATGAGAGCTGGAGG GTGTACGATGGAGGCCATGTCCCCTACAACTGCACAAACGTCTTCAAGGCCACCTTTTCATACAACATTGGTGTCCTGATGCAGGGCTGCGCATTTCTCGCCAACTAC ACGGGAGAGCAAAAATGGTTCGACCGCACGCTGGCCCTCGCGAACCGCGCCATCGAGGActtcttcgccgacggcgccgcctACGAGATCCCCTGCGAGTTCGAAAAGGGCCGCTGCTCGCAGGACATGCTGAGCTTCAAGGGCTACCTCCACCGCTGGATGACCGTCGTGACGCAGCTCGTGCCCTCGACCCGCGACCTCATCATGCCGGTGCTGCGCaactcgacggcggccgccatcCGGCAGtgcaccggcggcgccacggGCCGCGTCTGCGGCTTCTACTGGACCGGCGGCGTGTtcgtcgacccggccgtcgacaagacgtccggcgccggcgaggccatgAACGTCCTGGCCGCGGTCCAGAgcctgctcgaggtcgacccGCCGGCCACCAACGACACGGGCGGCATATCCCAGGGCGAccccgacgccggcctcaaCTCGAACCCCTTCCGGGAGCCCTCGCCCGTCACCACCGGCgaccgcgccggcgccagcatCCTGacggtcgtcgtcctcctcagcgccgtcgccatctgGGGTTGGATGTCGGTACCCCACGCGGAATGGAACGTGGATaagggcaaggagaaggagaagatgggGTCCAAGGGCGCGCACCTCGACTTCTCGCAGGAGAGCGTGACTCCGGTCAAGATTGTGAGCTAG
- a CDS encoding Putative zn(2)Cys(6) fungal-type DNA-binding domain, fungal transcription factor yields MPPLLPPMRRSRNGCIDCRKAKVKCDEIRPSCGTCARRRLVCQGYKTPAAHHSRHLLVDVAGGIDNSAAVAAATTTTTTTTTTTTTVAATRSSGASPSRSPVGLSASEITAGERRPRITLDTRALSLLPPGAIPAADQPHIELYFNRHPFELLIGPEFVSEMNAIVVMMMQQDPVVIADAISAIGYSYEVGSSSGALLPVLDRRAKILANLRNMKPSSHYFEEALFLLLGLCAMELVTLAQPGHHATIPTVLSNVASLISHHVSTGGDVSSVARYYLRALARQDLVVSLVQLQRPRVPSYVWLENEPTKPDRLLGYTVTLMPLLEELCTLAEEVRGRILQPAALSVALLGGGGGGDTRTPSPEYTSSASSSSPPQLDVGVDSWLDFGYSDLALRADSLRMRLESWKPTISDGLSFRSARKFRAQAACYRAGALLYLHRLFYLPCSSPEADHEALSRAHDVMLYTSGPPPESKMLLWPVFMAACEMSDADDRAAVLDVFDAIGTHRKTVTVERTRAFVQERVWKARDEGGDWNWMVLAQAYPGECLPI; encoded by the exons ATGCCACCGCTGCTGCCCCCCATGCGGCGCTCGCGCAACGGCTGCATCGACTGCCGCAAAGCCAAGGTCAAATGCGACGAGATCCGCCCCTCGTGCGGAACTTGCGCGCGACGCAGGCTCGTCTGCCAAGGATACAAGACGCCGGCCGCTCATCACTCTCGACACTTGTTGGTCGATGTCGCCGGTGGGATTGATAActcagcagcagtagcagcagcaacaacaacaacaacaacaacaacaacaacaacaacaacagtaGCAGCAACGAGATCATCCGGGGCATCTCCGTCCAGGTCTCCCGTTGGGCTCTCGGCGTCCGAGATCACGGCCGGAGAGCGTCGGCCGAGGATAACTCTGGACACCCGGGCCCTCTCGCTGCTCCCGCCCGGGGCGATACCGGCCGCGGACCAGCCGCACATCGAGCTCTACTTCAACAGGCACCCGTTCGAGCTGCTGATCGGTCCCGAGTTCGTGAGCGAGATGAACGCTATCGtcgtgatgatgatgcagCAGGACCcggtcgtcatcgccgacgccatctcggccatcggGTACTCGTACGAGGTCGGCAGCTCGTCCGGCGCACTCTTGCCCGTGCTCGACCGGAGGGCCAAGATCCTCGCGAACCTGAGGAACATGAAGCCCTCTAGCCACTATTTTGAAGAAGCTCTCTTTTTGCTCTTAGGGTTATGTGCCATGGAG CTCGTTACCTTGGCCCAGCCGGGACACCATGCAACCATCCCCACGGTCCTGTCCAACGTGGCCTCCCTCATCAGCCACCACGTCTCGACCGGCGGAGACGTCTCCTCTGTCGCGAGGTACTACCTCCGGGCCCTGGCGCGAcaggacctcgtcgtctcgcTGGTCCAGCTGCAGCGGCCCCGGGTCCCGAGCTACGTCTGGCTCGAGAACGAGCCGACCAAGCCCGACCGGCTGCTCGGATACACCGTGACCCTCATGCCGCTGTTGGAGGAGCTGTGCaccctggccgaggaggtccGCGGACGCATCCTGCAGCCAGCAGCGCTCTCTGTCGCcctcctgggcggcggcggcggcggcgacaccCGAACTCCGAGCCCCGAGTACACATCGTctgcatcatcgtcatcaccgccgcAGCTGGACGTTGGTGTCGACAGTTGGCTTGACTTCGGGTACTCAGACCTGGCCCTCCGGGCAGACTCCCTCCGAATGCGTCTCGAGTCGTGGAAGCCCACCATCTCCGACGGCCTCTCGTTCCGCTCGGCGCGCAAGTTCCGCGCCCAGGCGGCCTGCTaccgcgccggcgccctcttGTACCTGCACCGCCTGTTCTACCTCCCGTGCTCATCGCCGGAGGCGGACCACGAGGCGCTGAGCAGGGCGCACGATGTGATGCTCTACACGAgcgggccgccgcccgagtcCAAGATGCTGCTCTGGCCCGTCTTCATGGCCGCCTGCGAGATGtcggacgccgacgaccgggccgccgtcctcgacgtcttcgacgcGATAGGCACGCACCGCAAgaccgtcaccgtcgagcGGACGAGGGCCTTCGTCCAGGAAAGGGTCTGGAAGGCGAGAGACGAGGGTGGGGACTGGAACTGGATGGTCCTGGCGCAGGCTTACCCGGGGGAATGTCTGCCGATATGA
- a CDS encoding Putative carboxylesterase, type B, carboxylesterase type B, carboxylesterase type B, active yields MGNTISYQETPVEVSLGDRGTIRGLQFDNKSRRFTGVPYALPPTGKHRWRKPRTLPASYAYSDADGGVYDATRFRAVCPQKAWSVVKPDGGQNTYSEDCLFVNIWTPVPKDGQEDAKWPVKLWIHGGWFQIGDPSHEPGMDATELISTGGLNAVVVAIGYRLNVFGFLAGEALLDESNGEAGGNFGLWDQRVAAEWVRDNIAHFGGDPLNITLAGRSAGAYSAEAQMLYDFRKPGDGGSLYRRVFMDSNAIPAQPKSLADVRGQFDELCTFFKIDTGLPSDQKLAILREKSAEELLQAIPQLENHTFRPVTDDIFIHSGMIGYLQSKEFADEFKKRGYKILIGEVLNEETLYSSYNPPTEPTLEALRLQISNYYAPDVTDRAIQQYKLPESDKLSDWQKTFGSIVADGQVRAPSRALVKALVDNGVDIRDAWRYQIAYRLSFIDEKVAPASFGVAHSMDRPIWNFAITHGPTAAERVLMEEWIETLVAFVNGSDTYEHGTKTVEEMKVMTPEGTIEIRPDNRWDELVSLGKIFAGN; encoded by the exons ATGGGAAATACTATATCGTACCAGGAAACGCCGGTTGAGGTCAGTCTGGGCGACCGAGGCACGATCCGCGGCCTCCAGTTCGACAACAAGTCCCGTCGCTTTACCGGTGTCCCTTATGCCCTGCCACCGACCGGCAAACACAGATGGCGCAAGCCGCGTACTCTGCCCGCATCATACGCCTAttccgacgccgacgggggcGTCTACGACGCGACAAGGTTCCGGGCAGTCTGCCCCCAGAAGGCCTGGAGCGTCGTGAAGCCCGACGGTGGACAGAACACGTATAGCGAGGACTGTTTGTTCGTCAACATCTGGACCCCGGTGCCCAAGGACGGCCAGGAGGACGCGAAGTGGCCGGTCAAGCTCTGGATCCACGGCGGCTGGTTCCAGATCGGCGACCCCTCGCACGAGCCGGGGATGGACGCGACCGAGCTCATCTCCACGGGCGGGCTCAACGCCGTTGTCGTGGCCATCGGCTACCGTCTGAACGTGttcggcttcctcgccggAGAGGCTCTCCTGGACGAGAGCaacggcgaggcgggcggcaaCTTCGGCCTGTGGGATCAGCGCGTGGCCGCGGAATGGGTGAGGGATAACATCGCCCACTTCGGAGGGGATCCGCTCAACatcaccctcgccggccggaGCGCCGGTGCATACAgcgccgaggcccagatgCTGTACGATTTCCGCAAACCCGGCGACGGTGGCTCGCTGTATCGCCGGGTCTTCATGGACTCGAACGCGATCCCCGCGCAGCCAAAGTCTCTCGCCGACGTCCGCGGCCAGTTCGACGAGCTGTGCACGTTTTTCAAAATCGACACGGGGCTTCCAAGCGATCAAAAGCTGGCCATCCTCCGAGAAAAGAGCGCGGAGGAGCTCCTGCAAGCGATCCCTCAGCTGGAAAACCACACTTTCCGGCCAGTGACCGACGACATTTTTATCCACTCTGGCATGATTGGGTACCTGCAGAGCAAAGAGTTTGCGGACGAGTTCAAGAAGAGGGGATACAAGatcctcatcggcgaggtCCTCAATGAGGAGACTCTCTACTCTTCCTACAACCCCCCAACCGAGCCAACCCTCGAAGCTCTTCGGCTGCAGATCTCCAACTATTACGCCCCGGATGTCACTGACCGAGCCATTCAGCAATACAAGCTCCCAGAGTCGGACAAGCTGAGCGACTGGCAAAAGACATTTG GCTCGATAGTTGCCGATGGGCAGGTGCGCGCGCCGTCTAGGGCCCTCGTGAAGGCGCTGGTGGACAACGGTGTCGACATACGAGACGCTTGGCGATATCAGATTGCTTACCGACTCTCCTTCATTGACGAAAAAGTTGCCCCGGCATCTTTTGGGGTGGCACATTCCATGGACAGGCCCATTTGGAA CTTCGCCATTACTCATGGACCAACCGCGGCCGAAAGGGTTTTGATGGAAGAGTGGATTGAGACTCTGGTGGCTTTCGTAAACGGCAGCGATACCTACGAGCACGGAACGAAGACTGTGGAGGAGATGAAGGTCATGACTCCGGAGGGAACGATCGAGATTCGCCCGGACAACCGGTGGGATGAACTTGTGAGCCTGGGCAAGATATTTGCTGGCAACTAG